A genomic segment from Bubalus bubalis isolate 160015118507 breed Murrah chromosome 5, NDDB_SH_1, whole genome shotgun sequence encodes:
- the LEMD1 gene encoding LEM domain-containing protein 1 has protein sequence MVEVTCLSDDELQNELNKLGFSPGPILPSTRKVYEKKLVQLLVSTPCAPPKKNGPGELNRAQDDDDSEGTIRS, from the exons ATGGTGGAGGTGACGTGTCTGAGTGATGACGAATTACAGAATGAACTCAACAAACTTGGATTTTCACCTGGCCCGATACTAC CTTCCACCAGAAAAGTGTATGAGAAGAAGCTAGTGCAGTTGTTGGTCTCAACTCCGTGTGCACCACCCAAGAAGAATGGACCCGGAGAACTGAACAGAGCTCAGGACGATGACGACAGTGAAGGTACCATCAGAAGCTGA